One segment of Clostridium ljungdahlii DSM 13528 DNA contains the following:
- a CDS encoding AAA family ATPase, producing MLKIAVYGKGGIGKSTITSNLSAAFAKLGKKVIQIGCDPKADSNSNLLGGKTLMPVMNYMREFDADPEKIEDISKVGFGGVLCIETGGPTPGLGCAGRGIITTFNLLEDLNLFEEYKPDVVLYDVLGDVVCGGFAAPIREGYAEKVLIVTSGEKMALYAANNINSAVKNFADRGYAKVFGIVFNHRNIENEEKKVKDFASKEHLPIVGDIPRDNNINHFEEMGKTVIEGDPNLPISKCFFNLATLLIKSEEMK from the coding sequence ATGCTGAAAATAGCTGTATACGGAAAAGGCGGTATTGGGAAATCTACAATTACCAGTAATTTGTCAGCAGCCTTTGCCAAGCTCGGAAAAAAAGTTATTCAGATAGGATGTGATCCTAAAGCAGATTCCAATAGCAATTTGCTTGGAGGAAAAACATTAATGCCTGTAATGAATTATATGAGAGAATTTGATGCAGATCCAGAAAAAATTGAAGATATTTCAAAAGTAGGTTTTGGCGGCGTTCTGTGTATAGAGACTGGCGGCCCTACACCAGGACTTGGTTGTGCAGGCAGAGGAATTATTACTACATTTAATTTATTAGAGGATTTAAATCTTTTTGAAGAGTACAAGCCAGATGTTGTACTTTATGATGTTTTAGGAGATGTAGTTTGCGGTGGATTTGCAGCACCTATTCGTGAAGGATATGCTGAAAAAGTACTTATTGTTACTTCTGGTGAAAAAATGGCCCTCTATGCAGCAAATAACATAAATAGTGCAGTTAAAAATTTTGCAGATAGGGGTTATGCAAAGGTGTTTGGTATCGTATTCAATCATAGAAATATTGAAAATGAAGAAAAAAAAGTAAAAGATTTTGCCAGCAAGGAACATCTTCCTATTGTAGGTGATATCCCAAGAGACAATAATATCAATCATTTTGAGGAGATGGGGAAAACAGTTATTGAAGGAGACCCTAATCTTCCAATAAGTAAGTGCTTTTTCAATTTAGCCACATTATTGATTAAAAGTGAGGAAATGAAATGA